A window of Bacillota bacterium contains these coding sequences:
- the sigH gene encoding RNA polymerase sporulation sigma factor SigH, producing the protein MEDEQVVELIRASDERALDYLINKYRSFVRAKARSYFLIGADREDIVQEGMIGLYKAIRDFRPDKLASFRAFAELCITRQIITAIKTATRQKHIPLNSYVSLNKPIFDEDSDRTLLDILSGAKVSDPEELVISREEFVHIERKMGEFLSELEWKVLMFYLEGKSYQEIADDLNRHVKSVDNALQRVKRKLERYLDQRDERATG; encoded by the coding sequence ATGGAAGATGAACAAGTAGTAGAGCTGATTAGGGCCAGCGATGAAAGGGCCCTGGATTACTTGATAAATAAGTATCGAAGCTTTGTTCGAGCCAAAGCCCGCTCATATTTTCTGATCGGGGCTGACCGAGAAGACATAGTTCAAGAAGGCATGATTGGCCTTTATAAGGCCATTCGAGATTTTCGTCCTGATAAATTGGCTTCTTTCCGAGCCTTCGCAGAGCTATGTATCACCCGTCAGATCATTACAGCTATCAAGACTGCCACCCGACAGAAGCATATCCCCCTGAACTCCTATGTATCTTTAAACAAACCGATTTTCGATGAGGATTCCGATCGCACTCTCTTGGATATTCTGTCCGGGGCCAAGGTGTCGGACCCTGAAGAACTAGTCATCAGCCGAGAAGAATTTGTTCATATTGAACGGAAAATGGGAGAGTTCCTCAGTGAACTGGAGTGGAAAGTGCTGATGTTCTATCTCGAGGGCAAGTCCTATCAGGAAATAGCCGACGATCTAAATCGACATGTGAAGTCGGTGGACAATGCGCTGCAGAGAGT